A region from the Toxotes jaculatrix isolate fToxJac2 chromosome 2, fToxJac2.pri, whole genome shotgun sequence genome encodes:
- the csrp1a gene encoding cysteine and glycine-rich protein 1a, with the protein MPLGGGNKCGRCQKTVYFAEEVLCDGRSFHRSCFLCMVCGKNLDSTTVAVHMDEIYCKACYGKKYGPKGYGYGQGAGTLSMDKGESLGITPEETAPHRPTTNPNPSKLAQKFGGSDKCPRCGKAVYAAEKVIGAGSSWHKVGCFTCATCGKSLESTTLADKDGEIYCKGCYGKNFGPKGFGYGLGAGALAHTQ; encoded by the exons ATGCCATTAGGAGGAGGTAACAAGTGCGGCCGTTGTCAGAAGACAGTTTACTTTGCAGAGGAGGTACTCTGCGATGGGCGGAGCTTCCACAGATCCTGCTTCCTGTGCA TGGTGTGTGGGAAGAACTTGGACAGCACAACTGTTGCTGTTCATATGGATGAAATCTACTGCAAGGCATGCTACGGCAAGAAGTACGGGCCAAAAGGCTACGGTTACGGCCAGGGAGCCGGAACCCTCAGCATGGACAAGGGAGAGTCTCTGGGTATAACACCTGAAGA AACTGCTCCGCATCGCCCTACCACAAACCCAAACCCATCCAAGCTGGCTCAGAAGTTTGGAGGGTCAGACAAGTGCCCTCGCTGTGGCAAGGCTGTCTACGCCGCAGAGAAAGTCATTGGAGCTGGGAGt tCATGGCATAAGGTTGGATGTTTCACCTGTGCCACATGTGGGAAGAGCCTTGAGTCAACCACACTCGCTGACAAGGACGGCGAAATCTACTGCAAAG GATGTTACGGTAAAAACTTTGGTCCCAAAGGATTCGGATACGGACTGGGCGCCGGGGCGCTGGCGCACACTCAGTAG
- the phlda3 gene encoding pleckstrin homology-like domain family A member 3 has product MSLPAKVMRDGLLEKRSSGLLQLWKKKRCVLTEDGLRLHNCKGGNGDATGSVWSSKAKELRFERMVTVDSVEYKRGLVYFTVVMATGKEIDFRCPQDGTAWNAEIALALVRFKNLQAVKTGRNRHLSTAHLGSTGEDEEL; this is encoded by the coding sequence ATGTCTCTCCCGGCCAAAGTGATGAGAGACGGGCTGCTGGAGAAGCGCAGCAGCGGGCTCCTCCAGCTGTGGAAGAAGAAGCGCTGCGTGCTCACCGAGGATGGGCTTCGACTTCACAACTGCAAAGGCGGCAACGGTGATGCTACGGGCTCGGTGTGGAGCTCCAAAGCCAAGGAGCTCCGCTTTGAGCGCATGGTCACGGTGGACTCTGTGGAGTACAAGCGGGGGCTGGTGTACTTCACTGTGGTGATGGCTACGGGTAAGGAAATTGACTTTCGGTGTCCGCAGGACGGCACGGCGTGGAACGCGGAGATTGCTTTGGCACTGGTGCGCTTTAAGAACCTGCAGGCCGTTAAGACCGGGAGGAACCGACACCTGTCTACGGCACACCTGGGTAGCACTGGGGAGGATGAGGAGCTCTGA